AGTAtgtaattcaaaatgtaataagaAACAGGCCTTTCCATGTGGTAATTTTATGTAAACTATTTATTCattgaatttacagaaaatgtgctaTATCGCCACGTATCATCATCTGGCGATATTGGAAAATATGATTTTGGTCATATCACACAGCCCTATTGAGAGAGAAGGCAGAATTTATCAGTATTATTAAGTATTTTGAAGCTCTCTTACCCAGAAATGGCTTATTCTGTTTCCTCGCCCAGTTAATAGCCAGCATCTTgccctctgtccctctcacaCCAAAACCTCCTGGTACCAACACCCCACTGTAAGGACGAAGAGAGGAATGACAGCCTCACTTCATCTTATCAATGAGTCCAGACTAACTTTAAGAAAAGTTACAGTACATTTTGTACGAGACATCTATTATTTGACTCAACAGACACAACTCTTGACAGTACAAAGTAATTTTTTACCACGCAGAGAGGTGCGCAGATCTGTAATTTAAGCTGATGATGAAAGTACTGCCTATACGTGCTTGTTAGCTTTGGTGATTAAATACAACATCCAGATCCACACAAGACAATTATGTGTACCAATTCACATATATAATTGGgagaaattcagttttttagTCACTTCTTCACACATTTGGAGAAATTACAGTTCATTGCAGACATAATCTACATGAAGATGTAATAAAACCATGTGAATTTCTACAAAGCACTAAAATCCACTGACCAGTTGATGAAGCTGTGTTTACTAGTGGGCACAGCACTCTACTGCCATCATGTGGCATACATCCCTGCCTCACCATAGTGGAAAACTTTTTTCAACATCACCCAAGTGTACTGGCACCTGTTCTCCCAGGTTTGTTTACTCACTGAGAACTGCAGAGTTTCTGCCAGGCCTCGTGATATTTCACTGGCTCGTCTTGCAGAGTGGTACTCTCCAGGTCTGCTGAGTCTATGTACTGTGATAATAACAGCAAACAGCATAATTTGGAAGATCAGTCAACATCACAGCCAACACGCTAACTTCTGTATAAATACAGGCTATTTTAAAGGTGCTATGTAACAACAGTCAACAGAAACTGCAGTGATGCTCAATCCAGAAATCAATACACAAAATGTTAAAGTGTGAAATGTTTCCATACCTTGACCTCTAGTTTGTGATTAATGGCCAGGGCTGAGTGCTCTAGGGCCTTGATAACGGAGGTGTAGGAGTCAGATAACTTTGTGTATTTCCCCACCAGCGCTATGGAAACATGCTCCAAGAGACGGTCAGATCTGAAAAGAGAGGGGGATGATTCAAAGCGGTGAATTGGTGCGTCATTTAATCATGACTTCACAGCTATTCAAAGAATAATTTGATGATCAGCCTCCAAAATATGCTTTAATGACTGAGTCATTGTTTTTTCTAGCACAATTCCTAGAAGTGACAAAGTGTCTCTGTGATTAAACTGACTGAAGAGGGTCTgattttagattagattagattagattaaactTAATTGTCATTGCACATGTCACAGGTACAAGGCAACGAAATGCAGATtgcatctaaccagaagtgcacaAACGGTAGCTATATACAAAAGTGCAGATATTAAATGATACATAATATGTgtataatatgaataatatacaGTCTGTACAGTGGTGCAAATTGTGCTTATCAAAAATGTGTCCCTTCAGGAAGATGTAGACTTGTAAAGGTTAGCGGCGAGAACCTCCTCACCTTTCAGCCATCTCCTTCCACTTTGCGAGCGTCTTCCTGGGCCTCATCTCGACAGTTAGCATCAGCCGCTCACAGAAGTAGCTCACAACACCCTGGTTCTCCAGCAGAAGGGGAACTCTGTAGAGTGATGAGACATCATGGACACAGATCACCTGgaaagaaatacaaaacatgttatttcatCTTGAAGGGATAAAAACGCTGAGCAATGTTAAATTGTTTATATGtgatatacaatataatagtgCATCTGATTTAAAACAAATCTGCAGATGTTAATTACAATTATTACAAACTAACCCATATATCCAATTACACTATTGTTGAATTGGGTTGGCTTTTGTGATATTTTACCCCCTCTGTTatcaaatacaacaatacaacaTCATAACAGATGTAGAGAATTACATCATGACACGGTACTTCACCTGTGTGGGCTCCACATGACAAAACATGGAGATCTTCTCCTTAACAGCCCTTTCTAGGGGCGTTGAACAGCGGCACATaatctgtcaaaaacaaatAGGTTTAGTTATATCGGGACATACAACAACAGGACCAGGGTATAGTTTCAAAGATTCCAATCTTAACATAACATGATATATTCAATTCTATGTCAGATTTTTGCTTGGTTGTGCACACCATGAGATGCATACGTAACCAAGAATTATTGGTCGTAGATTATATAATCCTAAAGGGAAAGCAGATACATGACCTCTTTATGTCTGGGCTGCAGGAGGGAAAGCTTAAAAGCAAATTGTAATCTGACTCACCAAATCTGGAGACAAGCCCAGCCCTCTGAGCTCCCGGACACTGTTCTGGGTCGGTTTGGTTTTCTGCTCTCCCGTGGCGTTGGGCTGAGCGTACAAAAAGATCATCTCAAACTTGTagcataaatgtgtgtgtgattaatatgtgacgtgtgtgttttcatcagcgTGTCGTACCTGTGGTACCAGGCTGACATGGATGTTGCAGAAGTTCTCCCTCTTCACCTTGAACTGAAACTGTCTGAAGGCCTCAATGAAGGGCATGCTTTCAATGTCCCCCACTGTGCCTCCCAGCTGTTGACAAAACACCAGCTCAGACCATAGAACTGCATGCATGAACAAACACGTTGTTTCTCAGCGCCTTACATAACTCTGACACAGCGTCATATAAGTACAAAATGTCATCAGCCGCACTGCGCCCTTAATATAGTCAGAGCCAGTTTTGATGTGTGCAAAATGAACTGCTGGAGGCAAagcaaggcaaggcaagttaATTTTCATTGCACCTTTCAACAGCAAGGCAATTCAAAGAGccagacagaaaatgtattaagaTAAgatgtaagagagagaaagagactaaGCCTCTTAAAATAGGAtttttaaaagactgaaattcaataaaataGAAGTTAGAAATAAGATAAGTATAAGAAGTGCAGTTACACTCAAGTTTGCCTTAATAATATGCAatggaaaacagaaatgttttagatAATCTGTGGTCTAGACAGTTCAGAACAAAACAGCAGATCAGGAAAATATTCTGTCTCCAAACCATTCAGTGCTTCACAAACCAATAGTGCTCTTTTAAAacaggaagccagtgaagaACTGTGGAGTGATGTGATCCACTACCCTGGTCTCAGAGGTCTGactcagctgcagctgtctgatcGACTTTTGAGAGAGACTTCTGAGGACGGCCTTACAGCAGTCCAGCCTACTGAGGATAAACGCATGGACAAGCTTTTCTGAATCCTGCTGAGGCGCAAGTCGTTAAAGTGATGGTAGGATGATTTTGTAATTGTCTTGATGTGAATGTTCGAGTCCATGACTACACCAAGATTTCTTGCTTGGTTTTTGGCGTTAGCGACTGGAGTTGGACACTGACTTTGAATCTTTCTTCTTTGGGTACAAAGacaattatttctgttttatatcagaATAATAATTCAACTTCTTCATGAGTGTTTTAGACCCCAGATATGCTACACATTAAACACTTTAACAGTAATATTGtcaaagaaaaacttttttgcCAGGGTTGGAAACAGAGGCAGGCTTACAGGGAAGGATAGTTTTACAGACACAAATCCATTTTTAATCACTCGATTTGtcagtttttcaaaataatgtttgttttctgctccaCTGACAGATCCATATGTGCCAGTTCAACAATTTCTCCCACTGCTTGCTGAATAGTGTCAATATTTTTGTTGCTTCAGGCAACATGCACGGCTTCATTTCTGATTGAAACTCCCTCCATTTCTCTTCAATGCACTAAATACATTCCCTGGTCACAAATCCATTGCAGTTGCTGAAGTATTTGACACTTTTGATTTGTCCAAGAGGGATTTCAGTGTCCATTTGCACTGAATGCAAAACCCAGCTTCCTGCTTGGTGAGAAcaagagagacaagagacaagtaCCTCAGACCAACTTACCTCTATGACACAAACTTGAGGCTCCACACCATCATCATCTACTGAGATCTTGGCCTGCTTCACCACCCATTCCTGGATGGCATCTGTGATGTGGGGGACGACTGCAAACGGATTTACAGAACAAAAGTCATATAAAACCAACACTTCTATCTGGACATACTTAGGGAACAAAATACAGCTCTCTAGctctacagacacaaacagaaaaacacacaaaatatagaTACAGTACAAACAATCATGTGACTGTGATGTATGTATTGGGACCAAACTTCCACTACTTTTGGGTAAAGTAAAGGGGAGCTTTCATGTTTAGGAGGTGCACCCACTCACCTTGCACAGTCTTGCCCAGGTagtctcccctcctctccttgttGATGACCCACTGGTAGATCTTCCCAGTGGTGAGGTTGTTGTCTCTGGTAAGACGGATGTCCAGGAAACGCTCGTAGTTCCCCAAGTCCAAATCCACCTCACCGCCATCGTCGAGAACAAAAACCTCACCTGCACAACACAGACATTACATACATGTATCATAAAGTTTGTGAAACAGCAGATCCAAAACTGGTAGAAAAGCAATGCTTTGCTCACTGACACAACACACATCTACTGAGCTTGCCTCAAGCCACCCAGCAAAGGGCTGTCTGTGTACCGACATGCTACAACACCACATATTGCCCGCAAGACTTGACCGcacaatcaaataaaacagcagatgaTAGATCAAAGATAAAACGGAACCTTGTTTAACGTCCTCAATTACTCACCATGTTCATAAGGTGAAAAGGTGCCTGCATCAATATTGATGTACGGATCAAtttttatggctgtgacatgaaGGCCGCATGCCTTGAGGATTGTTCCCACGCTGCTGGCAATGATTCCCTTACCAATACCAGATATGACACCGCCAGTAACCAAGATGTACTTCATAGTGGTATCTAAAGATTATATACCTAAAAAACAAGAAGACAGGTATTAAGTAAATAGCAATAATGCAATAATAGTAGTACTCCTCTACATGTATGCAGCGGATCTCCAACCGCTCAAGCTGCTCAAACACGTGAGATGAAGCATTATGAGCTATGGATGCGCTCTACTACTCATGTGGACAACTAATATTTAAAGCCTCAATCTGTTTAATTGACAGGTGCATTTAACATACAACTATCCTTTTATTCTCACTAGATCACAAGTGAAAATAGAGGtttgttttgctcattttatttctgtgttttcagaccGCACCCATGTGACATTATGAGCCTGTGACAACattagaaaacattaaaaacagtcaATCTGGCAGTGGTAGCAGCTCAGATTCCTGCGTTTTAAAACTTGGAGGTGGGGCTGGTCATTTGTTTACATCTGGATGGCGGACTAGGTCTTTACTTTGTCCGGACACATAACGCACAGCTACAGTGAACGAGACTGGGAGTGTGTTTAAAGCTGCTCATGTGTTATAAATGCTGCAGGTTTGACACTGTGCTCACCAGATCACCTTATTTTAAATGGCGGGAAAGAAAAGCGCGCAAATAGGAAGGAGGGCATCCCTGAGGGCTTTCTGGGTTGTTTCAACCTTGACATTACAATGCCTGTCTTACTTATGAGTAAATCATCGCTCAGTACGTCATTGTACAAAGCTGTTAAACTGGAACTGCTGGTAGTTTGGTCGAGCGTAGCTATCGACCCACAAGTTAGACCCAAGAACTGCTCTGCCACAACTCGTTATGCATTTTGACgattaacatttattattatttttttaaacgaCATGTTAATGAACACCGAGGGAACGTCAATATGTCCAGCCAGTGGAAAACAGCTGTTAAGTTAGCTCGCTAATTTCGACTAACTTAACTTTGCAGCGTTTTAAGCACACCGTGAATGTCTTTAAAACCGCCCAAACTTACCTAGCAGCTAAAGAAAGGAGGCGGCGTTGGTGAATCTctagcagctgttgttgttgaattTAACTAACTGCGCAGCACCAGGCTCCACGTTCCCGCTGCAGGAGAGACACGTGTAGGAGCGGAAAGCTGAGCCACTGCTTCTCGGCACCACTACCTGGTTCCTTCCGCTTCAGCGTTGCCCGGGTAACTGTATGCCCTCTTCTCAGCTTGTCAGGAAGACGTTCGTGTCCCGCCCCCGCAGGATCCACCAATCAGCTGCACGGATTCAGGGTTCGGGGTACCGGAAGAGTCTCACTGATTGGCTGAACTCTGGGCGGTGCGTTTCCCACTTCTCTCGCGTTTTTACCGTTTGACGTCACACGTATTGAAGTGAATGAAGTATTTCAAGGTCAACGCAAGTGCAAGTTATTCtaataagaaaattaaatagcaattaataaaaaaaatcatcagtcCTCTCTAAACATAATCAGTTAATCATGTGGTGCTGTCCTTGTACAGTAGATGCACGTCTTTGCTACAACTGTTCACAGATATATGTTGAGATATCCtcatgtattatatatataattttttttaatattttttaaaatcccatGATTATGTTACTTGCTCTTCTTTTTACTTGTATTTGTTCTGTCAAGCAGTAGCctcaccactagatggcacATGAGTTCTATGCTGCATTATTCAGCATAAAATCTAGGCTAAAGTGAGCTTTTTTACATGCATAGGGT
The nucleotide sequence above comes from Pempheris klunzingeri isolate RE-2024b chromosome 8, fPemKlu1.hap1, whole genome shotgun sequence. Encoded proteins:
- the LOC139205543 gene encoding CTP synthase 1-like; the protein is MKYILVTGGVISGIGKGIIASSVGTILKACGLHVTAIKIDPYINIDAGTFSPYEHGEVFVLDDGGEVDLDLGNYERFLDIRLTRDNNLTTGKIYQWVINKERRGDYLGKTVQVVPHITDAIQEWVVKQAKISVDDDGVEPQVCVIELGGTVGDIESMPFIEAFRQFQFKVKRENFCNIHVSLVPQPNATGEQKTKPTQNSVRELRGLGLSPDLIMCRCSTPLERAVKEKISMFCHVEPTQVICVHDVSSLYRVPLLLENQGVVSYFCERLMLTVEMRPRKTLAKWKEMAERSDRLLEHVSIALVGKYTKLSDSYTSVIKALEHSALAINHKLEVKYIDSADLESTTLQDEPVKYHEAWQKLCSSHGVLVPGGFGVRGTEGKMLAINWARKQNKPFLGVCLGMQLAVCEFARNVLGWEDANSTEFNPESKHPVVIDMPEHNPGQMGGTMRLGKRRTIFRSNTSVLRKLYRDVEYVEERHRHRFEVNPELKHHFEKKGLQFVGQDVEGERMEVIELDDHCYFVGVQYHPEFTSRPITPSPPYFGLLLAAVGKLQNYLTKGCRLSPRDTYSDHSGSSSPEADFSELKFPSLS